Proteins encoded in a region of the Panicum hallii strain FIL2 chromosome 3, PHallii_v3.1, whole genome shotgun sequence genome:
- the LOC112884961 gene encoding DNA-3-methyladenine glycosylase 1-like, with protein MGEQSLSQPKPQPLSPSPPAASASTSTSSSLATAAASRPKKEAHPPSDSNPPKKPRLTFAIPGRPLSAVGEVGAAIRHLRDADPALAAVIDAHEAPVFQCPHRPFHSLVRSILYQQLAFKAAASVYSRFLSLLGGEASVTPDAVLALTPQQLRQIGVSPRKASYLHDLARKYVSGILSDSAIINMDDRSLAAMLTMVKGIGAWSVHMFMIFSLARPDVLPSADLGVRKGVQMLYGLEDVPRPSQMDKLCERWRPYRSVGAWYMWRLIESKVPQPAPAIPVGQLVLPSPDGQIMLQQQQQQQQQQQNVIQMIDPLQMLPGMG; from the coding sequence ATGGGCGAGCAATCCCTCTCCCAGCCCAAGCCCCAGCCTCTCTCCCCGTCGccccccgccgcctccgcgtccacctccacctccagctccctcgccaccgccgccgcctcgcgccccAAGAAGGAGGCCCACCCACCCTCCGACTCCAACCCGCCGAAGAAGCCCCGCCTGACGTTTGCGATCCCGGGCCGGCCCCTCTCCGCCGTCGGCGAGGTGGGCGCGGCCATCCGTCACCTGCGCGACGCCGACCCCGCCCTCGCTGCCGTCATCGACGCCCACGAGGCCCCCGTGTTCCAGTGCCCGCACCGCCCGTTCCACTCCCTCGTCCGATCCATCCTCTACCAGCAGCTCGCCTTCaaggccgccgcctctgtctaCTCCCGGTTCCTCTCGCTTCTCGGCGGCGAGGCCAGCGTGACCCCCGACGCCGTCCTCGCGCTCACCCCGCAGCAGCTCCGCCAGATCGGGGTCTCCCCGCGCAAGGCGTCCTACCTCCACGACCTCGCCCGCAAGTATGTCTCGGGGATCCTCTCCGATTCCGCCATCATCAACATGGATGACCGCTCCCTCGCCGCCATGCTCACCATGGTCAAGGGAATCGGCGCCTGGAGCGTTCACATGTTCATGATCTTCTCCCTCGCGCGCCCCGATGTGCTCCCCTCCGCGGATCTTGGCGTGCGCAAGGGCGTGCAGATGCTCTACGGGCTCGAAGACGTGCCTCGGCCCTCGCAGATGGACAAGCTCTGCGAACGGTGGCGCCCCTACCGCTCCGTCGGGGCGTGGTATATGTGGCGGCTCATTGAATCCAAGGTGCCGCAGCCGGCGCCGGCCATCCCTGTAGGACAACTTGTCCTCCCTTCGCCTGATGGCCAGATTATGctacagcagcaacagcagcagcagcagcagcaacagaaCGTCATCCAAATGATCGATCCCCTTCAGATGCTCCCAGGAATGGGGTAA